aattataattaattatacgcgTGTAcgtataaagttataaattacttattactAATAGTtgaaatgtttacaaaatacGCAATTTGTGCGTAGATACATGCAACatgcatatttattactattattatatttgatataataaagtGATAAAATACCGGTATCCTCACCGTTCGCATCTTTTGTTGAAATGTCAGTTACGATAACCATTTCGAAACAGAACTCAAACACAACTGTCACACGAAAAACTGCAAGCAACAGGTGAAAAACATCGGACGATACGTTACATTCTCGCGAATTCAAATTTGTCAGTTCGTGGTGGTTTGTGACAGTACTGACAACACCGCAGTGTCCATGAATGTAATTAAAGACCCTACGACACTAAAGGTATATCCAAACAACCTGCATAAGCGCATATGATATGCATAAGAAAATGAACCAATCATATGCTTATGTGCTTACGCAAATTGTCTGAATGTACCCTAAGTATGCTTTTTCAATCATGATGCATGAATATCTAGATATGAAGTGTTCGACTCGGGGCACCATCCAAACCGGAAGTAGTGGGCGTTAATGgcgttaatataaaatatatatgtatacacacatttatatatatgtataaatgtatatatatatatatgtattgacAGGACATCGAGAGATGGCGCGGCGGACAATCTAGCGGACATAGCCGGACGGAGGGCTACTTCCTTCACCCAATACCCTCGGTGTGCACGTTCGGCCTAAGGGTGGGTCTGTCCTTCGTGCGGGAGGGGTCGCATAAAACGCGGCCACGAACGTGTGGCGAGTTCAAGCGCCGTAAACGTTCCACCGAATCGCTCTCGCACGCGCAGTGGCGTGAAGTAAAACGGGGCGGCTCCGCGTGCGACCGGCCGAAAGGGATCGCACGGCCGCCCGGCTCGCGTACGCGTGTTCCCGGTGGCGCATCTCGACACCgccgacgacgaggacgacgacgacgatcgaAAGCGGATGGAACGCGGCGCTCTCCGCGCGCTCCTTCCCTGATTCCCCGCTCCCGTCCGCCTGCTCGGGTGATAGAGataaagggagagagagagagagacaggaaGATAAGGAAGGGAAATAGAGAGATAGAGCGACACGCACGAGCCCCCCGGTACGTAGATACGCTCCAGTCGTTCATGGCTGCGACTCGGGGTGGGGGAAAACAAGCCGTGTAACGACGTAAGATCCCAAAAGCTTTATGCAGGAATATGTCAAGTTTAAAAATCGGTAAGTCCAACGATTTTAGCAGCGTTTTATATCCGTACGTCTCTTGCGCTCCTCGCACCGTCCGCAGCGCGTAGGTTGTGTCACGTCGCTCGCCTgtttgtctctctctctctaaagTGAgcaggagaaagagagaaagtgagagagagagaggaaagcAGACGAGCCTTTAGAGCCGCGATCGCTTGCAATCGGTTATGCTTTGGCTAACTAATTCCGCTTAGCGATGTCTCTGTCCTTCGCCGCATCGCCGGCGCTTTTTAGCGAAGACGGTGGATTGGATTTGTTTGCGAAAAATGATGCGACATACCGGGGCCGCGTAGCAACGACAGTCCGGCTTGATACTTTGACTAGTTCTTTGGACGTTTACTGCTTTTCGCTTTAGATATTTCTGGTTATAGACGGAAGGGGAAGCTCAGATTAGGCGGAATTGCATTGTCATTTACAAACGCTTTAAAAAGCAATTGCGGAAACGCTTTTCTTTTCTCCGATTCGCGACAGTGTCGCGAATTTATTTCGAACAGAAtagaattattcttttctcaaGTTCCATACGAGATCGAGTCGTTAAGAATGTATTTAGAAAAAGCACAGCTGCACCGCTTGGATAGATTTATCGCGTGGAAATGACGTTTAATCGATTGTTTGGAGtgtacattttcttcattggaagcatatttatcacataacgggaaaaaggaggaagaaatttgaaaatatcagtttttttttacaattttttttacaattttatttagcaaagtTCTGCCAAATAgtaatataatgcaaataaattaaaaaaatttttgatcttATTAGATGTGCACTGTAGCGTGAATGATTATATCAATGAtgcttttaaaaagttttattgaatatcttgataaatattatacttattaaataatatgtgcTATTACGCTCTACGTAGTTGTGCATTTGTCTACTGcatgtttatatttacaatgtactaaaatagattctgtatttttatattatgttataattatcactcagtttatataacaaaatagtCGTTAAAATGTTAGTTGATTTAcgtgttatttatttgttatgcaTCGCTActtacatattttgtatttgtagtTTTCAGTTGATTTATAACGTCATTAATCAGTTACTTTGAGTTGTACGTAAGATTTCGTTGATTTATAACAATGAATGTTTATCGTGATGTAATACTGTTGTTTTCAACTATGGAATAAGTATGCATGTTTAGAGAGATAACGAttttaaaagtgtaaatagGTATATATAGAGTGAGTCATTCAACATTATGATCTGTAATAATTTGGACTATTCTTACTACAATAGagagaaatttgtttaatgtttattatctttttgaaTTCAGATCTAAATGAATACGGCATGAATGTCATTATTAACATAGcacaattgtaaaattgacTGTTATCCCACTTGGAACAAGAGAATTGTACTCCACATTACTTGATTAAATCATACAACGTTATGACTCGCcctattgatatataataattctctaaGTACTATGatatagaaaagtaaaatgaaGTTATACACTTTTCTACTATGATAATCTCATATGCTAATcatcgtttattttatttttcccaAAGTGTCGGTAATGCACTTGCTTGCGCTACCCTTGAGAACGATGGATTCTGACCAAAGAAATCAGCAGGTGCATCAGCACTgaacgaaaataaataaataaataaataaaaaaagcaaaaactAAATAATGAATGCCTGCTGCACTCACGCCGCCGACTCTGTCACAAGCAGACTTAAGATTTGTTGAAGTAGTACGTGAGTAGCAGCTACTCACGGCCACACTCAGTGCTGTACATACAGAtctaaatacatatatatcgtcgtatacatatatatgtatttatccTTACGCACATGGCAGCCATGAAGCATGgtacgtttttatttttttgtatgctTTGCTTTGTATGTAAATTTCTTTCGATTCACAATATCGATGAAGCTCATCAGGTCCGTATACGTATTACGGTGAATCGCTCTTTCAATCCTATGTACATCTTGCGAACCCGTGCATTTGTCTCTCTGAGAAtattgagatttttatttctgtgtaatattttttttttatatttagttggAAGAATTGGGTTGTTGAGTGGgtgattgattttttttttttgtattgattgtgctacaaatttataaaatatcgtattATCTATTGTTTCTCTGATTTAGTACAACATAGACTGTACATTGTAATTGCGTGTGTGATGATTAAGAATAGTTGGTTtggttttattttacatattctacacattttgtcaaaaaaagaaagaatagtATAGAACCTGATgatcttgttaaaaaaatttcaccaAGTCATATGGTGCGTGTGAACCTCTGTTAATATTCGTAAATCAAGATCAACGTTAAAATCTGACAGTTGAAAATGAAACACAGtgctaattaatattctatatgtGTCATTAAATACTCACTGTGTGAATAAGTGTGAAAAGACGGAAGAATTTCACGTATCTTTACGTACAATAACAGCTTCTATACATTTCAGGCAAGACGAGTCAAGACGACGTATGTTACGTTGTCGCCAAATATGATTATGGGGCACAGGGTGCCCAGGAACTAGATTTACGTAAGAACGATCGCTATCTCTTGCTGGATGACTCGAAGCATTGGTGGAGAGTGCAGAGCGCGAGAGGACAGGCGGGCTACGTGCCGAGCAACTATGTTAAGAAGGAGAAGCCCTCGCTGTTCGATAGTATTAAGAAGAAAGTCAAGAAAGGTTCCGGCTCTAAGACTCTGCCGTCAAGTAACTCGCCGTCCCGCGCGGTTGAGTCACCCATCATGGCGCGACGTCTGCCGGCCGATCCGAGCGAAGCGATCGGCACCGCGGTCGTCAAGTACAATTACCAGGCGCAGCAGGCGGACGAGCTCTCCCTCGTGAAAGGCACCAGGATTTTGATACTCGAGAAGAGCAATGACGGCTGGTGGCGAGGCCAAAGCGGCACCCAGGCCGGCTGGTTCCCGTCGAACTACACCCAGGAGGAAGGCGACGCCGACGACACGCTCCACACGTACGCGATGGCCGAGAACGTGCTCGACATCGTGGTGGCTCTCTACTCGTTCTCGTCCAACAACGATCAGGAGCTGTCGTTCGAGAAGGGCGATCGCCTCGAGATCCTCGACCGTCCACCGGCGGATCCGGAATGGTACAAAGCGAGGAACAGCCAGGGACAGGTCGGTCTGGTGCCGCGCAATTATCTCCAGGAGCTCAGCGAGTACTTGACGCAACCGTACCGCGAGCGCGGTATGACGAGTAGCGAGATCAGTCAGGGTGATTCCCTCGAGCGGAGGCCGGATCCCGGCGATCGGCCGCATCTCGTCGGCAAGCCTTGGTACTACGGTAGTATTACGCGTTCGCAATGCGACACGCTGCTCAATCAACATGGCCATGACGGAGATTTTCTAATCAGGGATAGTGAAACCAACGTAAGTATAGCGACCGCTAATATCGCGGTCGTTTGattgattttacaaaattttgcagtcgattattttgcaaaattaaacgaaaagaaataatcgaatttctacttgttttatttttacctgTTTAATTTCTACGCTTTGTCACATCACGCGAATCATTAAGAGCGTTAAAATTTTGCGTCTGTTTAAATGAAATTGGCGATACCTGATCAAAGTCTAGAAATTTCCCTGCTCAATATTCTCGAGTCGATGAAGGGAGTATAGCGATAGTAGTGTGCCCAGCCTTACTCACCGCTCTAATTATCGTCAATTTTTAGATGGGCGACTATTCGGTATCCTTGAAAGCGCCGGGACGTAACAAGCACTTTAGGGTACACGTGGAAGGAGCACTATATTGCATCGGCCAAAGGAAATTCCACACGCTAGATCAACTTGTAGATCATTATCAGAGGGCTCCAATCTACACCAATAAGCAGGGCGAGAAGTTGTACTTGGTTCGCCCATTACCTAAAGGCAATGCCAGTAGCAATGGTTGCTAGATGAAATTCGTGccatgaagaaaaaaaaaaa
This genomic window from Linepithema humile isolate Giens D197 chromosome 5, Lhum_UNIL_v1.0, whole genome shotgun sequence contains:
- the dock gene encoding SH2/SH3 adapter protein dreadlocks isoform X1 → MAAMKHGKTSQDDVCYVVAKYDYGAQGAQELDLRKNDRYLLLDDSKHWWRVQSARGQAGYVPSNYVKKEKPSLFDSIKKKVKKGSGSKTLPSSNSPSRAVESPIMARRLPADPSEAIGTAVVKYNYQAQQADELSLVKGTRILILEKSNDGWWRGQSGTQAGWFPSNYTQEEGDADDTLHTYAMAENVLDIVVALYSFSSNNDQELSFEKGDRLEILDRPPADPEWYKARNSQGQVGLVPRNYLQELSEYLTQPYRERGMTSSEISQGDSLERRPDPGDRPHLVGKPWYYGSITRSQCDTLLNQHGHDGDFLIRDSETNMGDYSVSLKAPGRNKHFRVHVEGALYCIGQRKFHTLDQLVDHYQRAPIYTNKQGEKLYLVRPLPKGNASSNGC
- the dock gene encoding SH2/SH3 adapter protein dreadlocks isoform X2 codes for the protein MSSLKIGKTSQDDVCYVVAKYDYGAQGAQELDLRKNDRYLLLDDSKHWWRVQSARGQAGYVPSNYVKKEKPSLFDSIKKKVKKGSGSKTLPSSNSPSRAVESPIMARRLPADPSEAIGTAVVKYNYQAQQADELSLVKGTRILILEKSNDGWWRGQSGTQAGWFPSNYTQEEGDADDTLHTYAMAENVLDIVVALYSFSSNNDQELSFEKGDRLEILDRPPADPEWYKARNSQGQVGLVPRNYLQELSEYLTQPYRERGMTSSEISQGDSLERRPDPGDRPHLVGKPWYYGSITRSQCDTLLNQHGHDGDFLIRDSETNMGDYSVSLKAPGRNKHFRVHVEGALYCIGQRKFHTLDQLVDHYQRAPIYTNKQGEKLYLVRPLPKGNASSNGC